A region from the Bombina bombina isolate aBomBom1 unplaced genomic scaffold, aBomBom1.pri scaffold_1369, whole genome shotgun sequence genome encodes:
- the LOC128644197 gene encoding RING1 and YY1-binding protein-like yields MSVYPLLQYLFVSSRPKLDILRDTPSFQTGNATKKIGNFNHTSRPRLKNVDRSTAQQLAVTVGNVTVIITDFKEKTRSSSTSSSTVTSSAGSEQQNQSSGSESTDKGSSRSSTPKGDMSVVNDESF; encoded by the exons ATGTCTGTTTATCCCCTATTACAATATCTGTTTGTTTCTTCTAGACCAAAGCTGGACATTCTAAGAGATACACCCAGTTTTCAAACGGGAAATGCAACAAAGAAAATCGGCAACTTTAATCACACTTCAAG ACCCAGACTTAAAAATGTGGACAGGAGTACGGCCCAACAGCTCGCTGTAACTGTGGGGAATGTCACTGTAATAATCACAGACTTTAAAGAAAAGACTCGTTCTTCATCCACATCTTCATCCACAGTTACCTCCAGTGCAGGCTCAGAACAGCAGAATCAGAGCTCCGGCTCTGAGAGCACAGACAAGGGATCTTCTCGATCTTCAACCCCAAAAGGCGACATGTCTGTTGTCAATGACGAGTCTTTCTGA